The Drosophila teissieri strain GT53w chromosome X, Prin_Dtei_1.1, whole genome shotgun sequence genome has a segment encoding these proteins:
- the LOC122625113 gene encoding neuroglian isoform X1, whose amino-acid sequence MWRQSTILAALLVALLCAGSAESKGNRPPRITKQPAPGELLFKVAQQNKEVDNPFIIECEADGQPEPEYSWIKNGKKFDWQAYDNRMLRQPGRGTLVITIPKDEDRGHYQCFASNEFGTATSNSVYVRKAELNAFKDEPAKTQEAVEGEPFTLKCAAPDGFPSPTVNWMIQDSIDGNIKSINNSRMTLDPEGNLWFSNVTREDASSDFYYACSATSVFRSEYKIGNKVLLDVKQMGVSASQNKHPPVRQYVSRRQSLALRGKRMELFCIYGGTPLPQTVWSRDGQRIQWSDRITQGHYGKSLVIRQTNFDDAGTYTCDVSNGVGNAQSFSIILNVNSVPYFTKEPEIATAAEDEEVVFECRAAGVPEPKISWIHNGKPIEQSTPNPRRTVTDNTIRIINLVKGDTGNYGCNATNSLGYVYKDVYLNVQAEPPTISEAPAAVSTVDGRNVTIKCRVNGSPKPLVKWLRSSNWLTGGRYNVQSNGDLEIQDVTFSDAGKYTCYAQNKFGEIQADGSLVVKEHTRITQEPQNYEVAAGQSATFRCNEAHDDTLEIEIDWWKDGQSIDFEAQPRFVKTNDNSLTIAKTIELDSGEYTCVARTRLDEATARANLIVQDVPNAPKLTGITCQADKAEIHWEQQGDNRSPILHYTIQFNTSFTPSSWDAAYEKVPNTDSSFVVQMSPWANYTFRVIAFNKIGASPPSAHSDSCTTQPDVPFKNPDNVVGQGTEPNNLVISWTPMPEIEHNAPNFHYYVSWKRDIPAAAWENNNIFDWRQNNIVIADQPTFVKYLIKVVAINERGESNVAAEEVVGYSGEDRPLDAPTNFTMRQITSSTSAYMAWDPVSEESVRGHFKGYKIQTWSENEGEEGLREIHVKGDAHNALVTQFKPDSKNFARILAYNGRFNGPPSAVLDFNTPEGVPSPVQGLDAYPLGSSAFMLHWKKPLYPNGKLTGYKIYYEEVKESYVGERREHDPHITDPRITHMKMAGLKPNSKYRISITATTKMGEGSEHYIEKTTLKDAVNVAPATPSFSWEQLPSDNGLAKFRINWLPSTEGHPGTHFFTMYRVKGETQWIRENEEKNSDYQIVGGLDPETAYEFSVVSVDGHFATVSATQEIDTNTVEGPIMVANETVANAGWFIGMMLALAFIIILFIIICIIRRNRGGKYDVHDRELANGRRDYPEEGGFHEYSQPLDNKSAGRQSVGSANKPGVESDTDSMAEYGDGDTGQFTEDGSFIGQYVPGKLQPPVSPQPLNNSAAAHQPAPTAGGSGAAGSAAGAAGASGASSAGGAAAGGASASNGGAAAGAVATYV is encoded by the exons ATGTGGCGGCAGTCAACGATACTGGCCGCGTTACTAGTGGCTCTTTTGTGTGCGGGCAGTGCAGAAAGCAAAG GCAATCGCCCACCAAGAATCACCAAGCAACCGGCACCCGGAGAACTGCTCTTCAAAGTAGCGCAACAGAACAAGGAAGTTGACAATCCCTTCATAATCGAGTGCGAAGCCGATGGACAACCCGAGCCAGA ATACAGTTGGATCAAGAACGGCAAGAAGTTCGACTGGCAGGCGTACGACAACCGCATGCTGCGACAGCCAGGTCGTGGAACCCTGGTGATCACCATTCCCAAGGACGAGGATCGCGGCCACTACCAGTGCTTCGCGTCCAACGAATTCGGAACGGCCACCTCGAACTCGGTGTATGTGCGAAAGGCTGAGCTGAATGCGTTCAAGGATGAGCCGGCGAAGACGCAGGAGGCCGTCGAGGGTGAGCCCTTCACGCTGAAGTGTGCCGCACCCGATGGCTTCCCCAGTCCCACGGTCAACTGGATGATACAGGACTCCATCGATGGCAACATCAAGTCGATCAACAACTCCCGCATGACCCTCGATCCCGAGGGCAATCTCTGGTTCTCGAATGTTACCCGCGAGGATGCCAGCTCCGATTTCTACTACGCCTGCTCGGCCACCTCGGTGTTCCGCAGCGAGTACAAGATCGGCAACAAGGTGCTCCTGGATGTCAAGCAGATGGGTGTTAGTGCCTCGCAGAACAAGCATCCGCCCGTGCGTCAGTATGTGTCGCGTCGCCAGTCGTTGGCGCTGCGTGGCAAGCGAATGGAACTGTTTTGCATCTACGGTGGAACCCCGCTGCCGCAGACCGTGTGGAGCAGGGACGGCCAGCGGATACAGTGGAGCGATCGCATAACGCAAGGACACTATGGCAAATCCCTGGTCATTCGGCAGACGAACTTCGATGATGCCGGCACATACACCTGTGACGTGTCCAACGGCGTGGGCAATGCCCAGTCCTTCTCCATCATCCTGAACGTTAACTCCGTGCCGTACTTCACCAAAGAACCTGAAATCGCCACCGCCGCCGAGGACGAAGAGGTGGTCTTCGAGTGTCGCGCTGCTGGTGTTCCAGAGCCCAAGATCAGTTGGATTCACAATGGCAAGCCCATCGAGCAGAGCACTCCCAATCCCCGACGCACGGTTACGGACAACACCATCCGCATCATCAATCTGGTTAAGGGCGATACTGGCAACTACGGTTGCAACGCCACCAATTCCCTGGGTTACGTATACAAGGATGTCTACCTTAATGTGCAGGCTGAGCCGCCAACGATCTCTGAAGCTCCGGCAGCTGTGTCCACTGTGGACGGCAGGAACGTGACCATCAAGTGCCGGGTTAATGGATCCCCCAAGCCTCTGGTTAAGTGGCTGAGGTCCAGCAATTGGCTGACCGGAGGTCGTTACAATGTCCAGTCCAACGGCGATCTGGAGATCCAGGATGTGACATTCTCGGATGCCGGCAAATACACGTGCTATGCGCAGAATAAGTTTGGCGAAATCCAAGCCGATGGCTCGCTGGTGGTCAAGGAGCACACCCGAATCACCCAGGAGCCGCAGAACTACGAGGTGGCCGCCGGACAATCGGCCACGTTCCGCTGCAACGAGGCCCACGACGATACGCTGGAGATCGAGATCGATTGGTGGAAGGATGGCCAGTCCATTGACTTTGAGGCCCAGCCGCGATTCGTGAAGACCAACGATAATTCCCTGACGATTGCCAAGACAATCGAGCTGGATTCTGGCGAGTACACGTGCGTGGCCAGGACGCGATTGGATGAGGCCACGGCCAGGGCGAATTTGATTGTCCAGGATGTGCCGAATGCACCAAAGCTCACGGGCATCACCTGCCAGGCCGACAAGGCCGAGATCCACTGGGAGCAACAGGGCGACAATCGTTCGCCCATCCTGCACTACACCATCCAGTTCAACACATCCTTCACGCCCTCCTCCTGGGATGCCGCCTACGAGAAGGTGCCCAACACGGACTCCTCGTTCGTGGTCCAGATGTCGCCGTGGGCCAACTACACGTTCCGCGTGATTGCCTTCAACAAGATCGGAGCATCGCCGCCGTCGGCGCACAGCGATAGCTGCACCACCCAGCCGGATGTGCCGTTCAAGAATCCCGACAATGTCGTTGGCCAGGGCACTGAGCCCAACAACCTGGTCATCTCCTGGACACCCATGCCCGAGATCGAGCACAATGCCCCCAATTTCCACTATTATGTGAGCTGGAAACGCGATATCCCTGCTGCTGCGTGGGAGAACAATAACATATTCGACTGGCGACAAAACAACATTGTGATTGCCGATCAGCCGACGTTCGTGAAGTACCTGATCAAGGTGGTGGCCATCAACGAGAGGGGCGAGTCCAATGTGGCCGCCGAGGAGGTGGTTGGCTACTCTGGCGAAGATCGTCCCCTGGACGCTCCCACCAACTTTACAATGAGGCAGATCACATCCTCGACCAGTGCCTATATGGCATGGGATCCCGTAAGTGAGGAATCGGTGCGGGGACACTTCAAGGGCTACAAGATCCAGACGTGGTCGGAGAACGAGGGCGAGGAGGGTCTGCGAGAGATCCACGTGAAGGGCGATGCCCACAACGCTCTGGTCACCCAGTTCAAGCCCGACTCGAAGAACTTTGCCCGCATTCTGGCCTACAATGGACGCTTCAATGGCCCACCCAGTGCCGTCCTCGATTTCAATACTCCCGAGGGTGTGCCATCGCCGGTTCAGGGTTTGGACGCCTATCCCCTGGGCTCCTCGGCCTTCATGCTCCACTGGAAGAAGCCGCTGTATCCCAACGGCAAGCTCACTGGCTACAAGATCTACTACGAGGAGGTCAAGGAGAGCTATGTGGGCGAGCGACGCGAACACGATCCCCACATCACCGATCCCAGGATCACGCACATGAAGATGGCCGGCCTGAAGCCCAACTCCAAGTACCGCATCTCCATCACGGCCACCACGAAAATGGGCGAGGGATCtga ACACTACATCGAGAAGACCACGCTTAAGGATGCCGTCAATGTGgcccctgccacgccctcctTCTCCTGGGAGCAACTGCCATCCGACAATGGGCTAGCCAAGTTCCGCATCAACTGGCTGCCAAGTACCGAGGGTCATCCGGGCACTCACTTCTTCACGATGTACAG AGTCAAGGGCGAAACCCAATGGATACGCGAAAATGAGGAGAAGAACTCCGACTACCAGATAGTCGGTGGCTTGGATCCGGAGACCGCCTACGAGTTCAGTGTGGTCTCCGTGGATGGCCACTTCGCCACGGTGAGTGCCACGCAGGAGATCGACACGAACACCGTGGAGGGACCAATAATGGTGGCCAACGAGACGGTGGCCAATGCCGGCTGGTTCATTGGCATGATGCTGGCCCTGGCCTTCATCATCATCCTGTTCATCATCATCTGCATTATCCGACGCAATCGGGGCGGAAAGTACGATGTCCACGATCGGGAGCTGGCCAACGGTCGGCGGGATTATCCCGAAGAGGGCGGTTTCCACGAGTACTCGCAGCC GTTGGATAACAAGAGCGCTGGTCGCCAATCCGTGGGTTCAGCGAACAAACCCGGCGTGGAAAGCGATACCGATTCGATGGCCGAATACGGTGATGGCGACACAG
- the LOC122625113 gene encoding neuroglian isoform X2 — protein sequence MWRQSTILAALLVALLCAGSAESKGNRPPRITKQPAPGELLFKVAQQNKEVDNPFIIECEADGQPEPEYSWIKNGKKFDWQAYDNRMLRQPGRGTLVITIPKDEDRGHYQCFASNEFGTATSNSVYVRKAELNAFKDEPAKTQEAVEGEPFTLKCAAPDGFPSPTVNWMIQDSIDGNIKSINNSRMTLDPEGNLWFSNVTREDASSDFYYACSATSVFRSEYKIGNKVLLDVKQMGVSASQNKHPPVRQYVSRRQSLALRGKRMELFCIYGGTPLPQTVWSRDGQRIQWSDRITQGHYGKSLVIRQTNFDDAGTYTCDVSNGVGNAQSFSIILNVNSVPYFTKEPEIATAAEDEEVVFECRAAGVPEPKISWIHNGKPIEQSTPNPRRTVTDNTIRIINLVKGDTGNYGCNATNSLGYVYKDVYLNVQAEPPTISEAPAAVSTVDGRNVTIKCRVNGSPKPLVKWLRSSNWLTGGRYNVQSNGDLEIQDVTFSDAGKYTCYAQNKFGEIQADGSLVVKEHTRITQEPQNYEVAAGQSATFRCNEAHDDTLEIEIDWWKDGQSIDFEAQPRFVKTNDNSLTIAKTIELDSGEYTCVARTRLDEATARANLIVQDVPNAPKLTGITCQADKAEIHWEQQGDNRSPILHYTIQFNTSFTPSSWDAAYEKVPNTDSSFVVQMSPWANYTFRVIAFNKIGASPPSAHSDSCTTQPDVPFKNPDNVVGQGTEPNNLVISWTPMPEIEHNAPNFHYYVSWKRDIPAAAWENNNIFDWRQNNIVIADQPTFVKYLIKVVAINERGESNVAAEEVVGYSGEDRPLDAPTNFTMRQITSSTSAYMAWDPVSEESVRGHFKGYKIQTWSENEGEEGLREIHVKGDAHNALVTQFKPDSKNFARILAYNGRFNGPPSAVLDFNTPEGVPSPVQGLDAYPLGSSAFMLHWKKPLYPNGKLTGYKIYYEEVKESYVGERREHDPHITDPRITHMKMAGLKPNSKYRISITATTKMGEGSEHYIEKTTLKDAVNVAPATPSFSWEQLPSDNGLAKFRINWLPSTEGHPGTHFFTMYRVKGETQWIRENEEKNSDYQIVGGLDPETAYEFSVVSVDGHFATVSATQEIDTNTVEGPIMVANETVANAGWFIGMMLALAFIIILFIIICIIRRNRGGKYDVHDRELANGRRDYPEEGGFHEYSQPLDNKSAGRQSVGSANKPGVESDTDSMAEYGDGDTGMNEDGSFIGQYGRKGL from the exons ATGTGGCGGCAGTCAACGATACTGGCCGCGTTACTAGTGGCTCTTTTGTGTGCGGGCAGTGCAGAAAGCAAAG GCAATCGCCCACCAAGAATCACCAAGCAACCGGCACCCGGAGAACTGCTCTTCAAAGTAGCGCAACAGAACAAGGAAGTTGACAATCCCTTCATAATCGAGTGCGAAGCCGATGGACAACCCGAGCCAGA ATACAGTTGGATCAAGAACGGCAAGAAGTTCGACTGGCAGGCGTACGACAACCGCATGCTGCGACAGCCAGGTCGTGGAACCCTGGTGATCACCATTCCCAAGGACGAGGATCGCGGCCACTACCAGTGCTTCGCGTCCAACGAATTCGGAACGGCCACCTCGAACTCGGTGTATGTGCGAAAGGCTGAGCTGAATGCGTTCAAGGATGAGCCGGCGAAGACGCAGGAGGCCGTCGAGGGTGAGCCCTTCACGCTGAAGTGTGCCGCACCCGATGGCTTCCCCAGTCCCACGGTCAACTGGATGATACAGGACTCCATCGATGGCAACATCAAGTCGATCAACAACTCCCGCATGACCCTCGATCCCGAGGGCAATCTCTGGTTCTCGAATGTTACCCGCGAGGATGCCAGCTCCGATTTCTACTACGCCTGCTCGGCCACCTCGGTGTTCCGCAGCGAGTACAAGATCGGCAACAAGGTGCTCCTGGATGTCAAGCAGATGGGTGTTAGTGCCTCGCAGAACAAGCATCCGCCCGTGCGTCAGTATGTGTCGCGTCGCCAGTCGTTGGCGCTGCGTGGCAAGCGAATGGAACTGTTTTGCATCTACGGTGGAACCCCGCTGCCGCAGACCGTGTGGAGCAGGGACGGCCAGCGGATACAGTGGAGCGATCGCATAACGCAAGGACACTATGGCAAATCCCTGGTCATTCGGCAGACGAACTTCGATGATGCCGGCACATACACCTGTGACGTGTCCAACGGCGTGGGCAATGCCCAGTCCTTCTCCATCATCCTGAACGTTAACTCCGTGCCGTACTTCACCAAAGAACCTGAAATCGCCACCGCCGCCGAGGACGAAGAGGTGGTCTTCGAGTGTCGCGCTGCTGGTGTTCCAGAGCCCAAGATCAGTTGGATTCACAATGGCAAGCCCATCGAGCAGAGCACTCCCAATCCCCGACGCACGGTTACGGACAACACCATCCGCATCATCAATCTGGTTAAGGGCGATACTGGCAACTACGGTTGCAACGCCACCAATTCCCTGGGTTACGTATACAAGGATGTCTACCTTAATGTGCAGGCTGAGCCGCCAACGATCTCTGAAGCTCCGGCAGCTGTGTCCACTGTGGACGGCAGGAACGTGACCATCAAGTGCCGGGTTAATGGATCCCCCAAGCCTCTGGTTAAGTGGCTGAGGTCCAGCAATTGGCTGACCGGAGGTCGTTACAATGTCCAGTCCAACGGCGATCTGGAGATCCAGGATGTGACATTCTCGGATGCCGGCAAATACACGTGCTATGCGCAGAATAAGTTTGGCGAAATCCAAGCCGATGGCTCGCTGGTGGTCAAGGAGCACACCCGAATCACCCAGGAGCCGCAGAACTACGAGGTGGCCGCCGGACAATCGGCCACGTTCCGCTGCAACGAGGCCCACGACGATACGCTGGAGATCGAGATCGATTGGTGGAAGGATGGCCAGTCCATTGACTTTGAGGCCCAGCCGCGATTCGTGAAGACCAACGATAATTCCCTGACGATTGCCAAGACAATCGAGCTGGATTCTGGCGAGTACACGTGCGTGGCCAGGACGCGATTGGATGAGGCCACGGCCAGGGCGAATTTGATTGTCCAGGATGTGCCGAATGCACCAAAGCTCACGGGCATCACCTGCCAGGCCGACAAGGCCGAGATCCACTGGGAGCAACAGGGCGACAATCGTTCGCCCATCCTGCACTACACCATCCAGTTCAACACATCCTTCACGCCCTCCTCCTGGGATGCCGCCTACGAGAAGGTGCCCAACACGGACTCCTCGTTCGTGGTCCAGATGTCGCCGTGGGCCAACTACACGTTCCGCGTGATTGCCTTCAACAAGATCGGAGCATCGCCGCCGTCGGCGCACAGCGATAGCTGCACCACCCAGCCGGATGTGCCGTTCAAGAATCCCGACAATGTCGTTGGCCAGGGCACTGAGCCCAACAACCTGGTCATCTCCTGGACACCCATGCCCGAGATCGAGCACAATGCCCCCAATTTCCACTATTATGTGAGCTGGAAACGCGATATCCCTGCTGCTGCGTGGGAGAACAATAACATATTCGACTGGCGACAAAACAACATTGTGATTGCCGATCAGCCGACGTTCGTGAAGTACCTGATCAAGGTGGTGGCCATCAACGAGAGGGGCGAGTCCAATGTGGCCGCCGAGGAGGTGGTTGGCTACTCTGGCGAAGATCGTCCCCTGGACGCTCCCACCAACTTTACAATGAGGCAGATCACATCCTCGACCAGTGCCTATATGGCATGGGATCCCGTAAGTGAGGAATCGGTGCGGGGACACTTCAAGGGCTACAAGATCCAGACGTGGTCGGAGAACGAGGGCGAGGAGGGTCTGCGAGAGATCCACGTGAAGGGCGATGCCCACAACGCTCTGGTCACCCAGTTCAAGCCCGACTCGAAGAACTTTGCCCGCATTCTGGCCTACAATGGACGCTTCAATGGCCCACCCAGTGCCGTCCTCGATTTCAATACTCCCGAGGGTGTGCCATCGCCGGTTCAGGGTTTGGACGCCTATCCCCTGGGCTCCTCGGCCTTCATGCTCCACTGGAAGAAGCCGCTGTATCCCAACGGCAAGCTCACTGGCTACAAGATCTACTACGAGGAGGTCAAGGAGAGCTATGTGGGCGAGCGACGCGAACACGATCCCCACATCACCGATCCCAGGATCACGCACATGAAGATGGCCGGCCTGAAGCCCAACTCCAAGTACCGCATCTCCATCACGGCCACCACGAAAATGGGCGAGGGATCtga ACACTACATCGAGAAGACCACGCTTAAGGATGCCGTCAATGTGgcccctgccacgccctcctTCTCCTGGGAGCAACTGCCATCCGACAATGGGCTAGCCAAGTTCCGCATCAACTGGCTGCCAAGTACCGAGGGTCATCCGGGCACTCACTTCTTCACGATGTACAG AGTCAAGGGCGAAACCCAATGGATACGCGAAAATGAGGAGAAGAACTCCGACTACCAGATAGTCGGTGGCTTGGATCCGGAGACCGCCTACGAGTTCAGTGTGGTCTCCGTGGATGGCCACTTCGCCACGGTGAGTGCCACGCAGGAGATCGACACGAACACCGTGGAGGGACCAATAATGGTGGCCAACGAGACGGTGGCCAATGCCGGCTGGTTCATTGGCATGATGCTGGCCCTGGCCTTCATCATCATCCTGTTCATCATCATCTGCATTATCCGACGCAATCGGGGCGGAAAGTACGATGTCCACGATCGGGAGCTGGCCAACGGTCGGCGGGATTATCCCGAAGAGGGCGGTTTCCACGAGTACTCGCAGCC GTTGGATAACAAGAGCGCTGGTCGCCAATCCGTGGGTTCAGCGAACAAACCCGGCGTGGAAAGCGATACCGATTCGATGGCCGAATACGGTGATGGCGACACAG
- the LOC122625115 gene encoding actin cytoskeleton-regulatory complex protein PAN1 — protein sequence MSHQQFQHHHHQHHHIHQVQSESQLEQRSSELEPNRSRNTDRIGSSMDFRNLCQRIDVDSLKAKLPQLKLPKSLPKLRGRKIFRSSKSGSTAAGGTADRGSSKDGPAGAVQQSHLQVAGQSQQFINRTPQRISTISSLMYEGEQEEIRANLGRSQTGTYRSAGSLDDDYYAPGSGERASRPISPIKMPVAGVDGSSSPSGNVRSTLTQRLQRGYKSLSELRIKHIFAKQTTVRRDNIEVDRYVEQYERELKSEKLARERRDREIAENYDIKIKTLAGTRQNTFDDDDVEHEQFERGKMSHETDESGMEATPPLPSRRKPGIAATRFAKVRKPPLEMEEQQQQQAAGDGEAVEESPRANPPPPRPSSYKQLLSKLPHLPSLPNLSQFSRSKEETTKTGENADENTASSSKLSIRQNIKRLRKSIKRPSKIRPKAAASDSDEEDQGEEAAAAAEVQKAKDAPARSSTANLRARLSRFASTEQLQQRWRKSFKGAKEPKELETKAEGTGATGAAAAGAAGVLGGLLVGSQLEKTLAKLNEKVHQLKFFQRNASNPNATTPQQPKPNTVGHEPVEIDDDELEATYHRSDSLEDEDENGNNDDSGEDISAEEAFGQIQEEQEEDEEDHSPQAKRGHPSVSGVATAHAARQMAKLAEIQAASKSGAAAWSSESLEEIADEDYPRVLIHQDHSDAYESTLIIAVASKGSSLSPGIRSSALKSSPAAGAKTSPHPEIRISASGPQRLSYSPGNPSAPEPLTKRSPTPEFKTPAGGAKITPSEASVWLPNEHIIAGFKEQTSWPAPALYKPKSIDIFEASAGGSAAFADFDEALRNAPVLRISAGSSIDTSGEEADDSSSRVTRIRVQSPQIGNSRESLMAQEEDDEEADRDSEEEQAQKEEEAEDEERDASERPPSESPPPPPLPQRRPPPKRPATPPIYDAVPPPLPVTRPPPPPPVEAVPSVAAPLPSPVPVSRGMPQRSASMSRPAKPLVKTSSLRLTYNEQVRPGDVGKVNKLISRFEGGRPRLCPRRMHSEEYERSGQAEDEEPEMEQILELQISERRVVDSVTPTNRAVVIPQITVNNNNERPSDASDLRQEIADSRRRKKSVELALDRQNSNCSRSEYGSPLSFPSSRRSSTPTNSSPNPNPNPSSNPSSNPTNPNQNPTLSLQHQRRSRRSMTRDDDNFYSFDSDEENSYYSISPSGSSRYVVEI from the exons ATGAGCCACCAGCAGTTCCAAcaccaccatcatcagcatcatcacaTCCATCAGGTGCAATCGGAATCGCAGTTGGAGCAACGCAGCTCCGAGTTGGAGCCAAATCGCAGTAGGAACACGGATCGCATTGGATCCTCCATGGATTTTCGAAACCTATGCCAGCGCATCGATGTGGACAGTTTGAAAG CCAAATTGCCCCAACTGAAGTTGCCCAAATCGCTGCCCAAGCTGCGAGGTCGCAAGATATTCCGCAGCTCCAAGAGCGGCTCCACTGCAGCGGGAGGAACAGCAGACAGGGGATCCTCGAAAGATGGCCCAGCAGGAGCAGTGCAGCAGTCGCACCTCCAGGTGGCGGGCCAGTCGCAGCAGTTCATCAACAGAACGCCGCAGCGGATCTCCACCATCAGTTCGCTGATGTACGAGGGTGAACAGGAGGAGATCCGTGCAAATCTGGGACGATCGCAGACGGGAACATACCGCAGTGCTGGTAGTCTGGATGACGACTACTATGCGCCAGGCAGCGGGGAACGCGCCTCGCGACCCATTAGTCCCATCAAAATGCCAGTTGCTGGCGTGGATGGCAGCTCGTCGCCCAGTGGGAATGTACGCAGCACGTTGACGCAGCGCCTGCAGAGGGGCTACAAGAGTCTCAGCGAGCTGAGGATCAAGCACATCTTTGCGAAGCAAACGACGGTGCGCAGGGACAACATCGAGGTGGATCGCTATGTGGAGCAGTATGAGCGGGAGTTGAAGTCGGAGAAGCTGGCCAGGGAGCGCAGGGATCGCGAGATAGCCGAGAACTATGACATCAAGATCAAGACCTTGGCGGGCACGCGGCAGAACACcttcgacgacgacgatgtgGAGCACGAGCAGTTCGAGAGGGGCAAGATGAGCCACGAGACGGATGAGAGCGGCATGGAGGCGACGCCACCATTACCCAGTCGCCGCAAGCCCGGTATAGCTGCCACCCGATTCGCCAAGGTCCGGAAGCCACCACTGGaaatggaggagcagcagcagcagcaggcagccgGCGATGGGGAGGCGGTGGAGGAATCTCCGCGTGCTAATCCACCTCCACCACGTCCCAGTAGCTACAAGCAATTGCTCAGCAAGCTGCCCCATCTGCCCAGTCTGCCCAATCTTTCCCAGTTTTCCCGGAGCAAAGAGGAGACCACAAAGACAGGGGAAAATGCTGACGAGAAtactgccagcagcagcaagctgAGCATAAGGCAGAACATCAAGAGACTTAGGAAGTCCATCAAACGACCGAGCAAGATTAGGCCCAAGGCCGCAGCTTCAGACTCCGACGAAGAGGATCAGGgcgaggaggcggcggcggcggcggaggttCAGAAGGCCAAAGATGCACCAGCCAGAAGCTCCACTGCAAATCTGCGCGCTCGTCTCAGTCGCTTCGCGTCCacggagcagctgcagcagcgctGGCGTAAAAGCTTCAAGGGCGCCAAGGAGCCCAAAGAGCTGGAAACCAAAGCGGAAGGTACTGGTGCTActggtgctgcagctgctggtgcAGCGGGAGTTCTGGGCGGGCTGCTCGTGGGCAGCCAGCTGGAGAAGACGCTGGCCAAACTGAACGAGAAGGTGCACCAGCTCAAGTTTTTTCAGCGCAACGCCAGCAATCCAAACGCGACAACGCCCCAGCAGCCGAAACCCAATACAGTGGGTCACGAACCGGTCGAGATCGATGATGACGAGCTGGAGGCCACCTACCATCGCAGCGATAGCctcgaggatgaggatgagaaCGGCAACAACGATGACAGCGGCGAGGATATATCCGCTGAGGAGGCGTTTGGCCAGAtccaggaggagcaggaggaggacgaggaggatcACAGTCCTCAGGCGAAGCGGGGCCACCCATCCGTATCGGGAGTTGCGACCGCCCACGCTGCTCGCCAGATGGCGAAGCTGGCTGAGATTCAGGCAGCGTCGAAGAGCGGAGCGGCTGCCTGGAGCAGCGAGTCGCTGGAGGAGATCGCCGACGAGGACTACCCCAGGGTGCTCATCCACCAGGACCACTCCGATGCCTACGAATCCACGCTGATCATAGCGGTGGCATCCAAGGGCAGCTCCTTGTCCCCGGGCATCCGAAGTTCCGCACTTAAAAGTTCTCCAGCAGCTGGTGCGAAAACCTCGCCCCATCCGGAGATCAGAATTTCAGCCTCTGGACCCCAACGCTTGTCCTACTCTCCGGGCAATCCCAGTGCCCCAGAGCCACTGACCAAGAGATCTCCAACGCCGGAATTCAAAACTCCTGCTGGGGGCGCCAAAATCACGCCATCGGAGGCCAGTGTGTGGTTGCCCAACGAGCACATCATCGCCGGCTTCAAGGAGCAGACATCCTGGCCAGCTCCAGCCTTGTACAAGCCCAAGAGCATCGACATATTCGAGGCGTCGGCCGGAGGATCAGCGGCCTTTGCCGATTTCGATGAGGCCCTGCGAAATGCACCCGTCTTGAGGATCAGTGCTGGCAGTAGCATCGATACCAGTGGCGAGGAGGCGGACGACAGTAGTTCGCGGGTCACACGGATACGGGTGCAGAGTCCACAGATCGGGAACAGCAGGGAGAGCCTGATGGcgcaggaggaggacgacgaagAGGCGGACCGAGActcggaggaggagcaggcgcagaaggaggaggaggcggaggatgAGGAGAGAGATGCCTCGGAGCGTCCACCATCGGAatcgccgccaccgccgccacttCCACAGCGACGTCCGCCTCCGAAACGCCCTGCCACGCCTCCCATTTACGATGcagtgccgccgccgctgcccgTCACCAgaccaccgccgcctccgccggtCGAAGCCGTTCCATCGGTGGCGGCACCGCTGCCCTCACCGGTTCCCGTCAGCCGGGGAATGCCGCAGAGGAGCGCCTCCATGTCGAGACCGGCCAAGCCGCTGGTCAAGACCAGCTCCCTGCGCCTCACCTACAACGAACAAGTGCGACCCGGCGATGTGGGCAAGGTCAATAAGCTGATATCCCGCTTCGAGGGCGGCCGACCACGCCTTTGCCCCCGCCGGATGCACAGCGAGGAGTACGAGCGCAGTGGCCAGGCCGAGGATGAGGAACCGGAAATGGAGCAGATCCTGGAGCTGCAGATAAGCGAGAGACGAGTCGTCGACTCGGTGACACCCACGAACCGAGCTGTGGTCATACCCCAAATAACCGTCAATAACAACAATGAGCGGCCATCGGATGCATCCGATCTCCGGCAGGAGATCGCCGACAGCAGGCGGAGGAAGAAGTCCGTGGAACTGGCTCTGGATCGACAGAACTCCAATTGCAGCAGATCCGAGTACGGCTCGCCACTATCCTTCCCCAGCAGCCGGCGCAGCTCCACGCCCACCAACTcgagtcccaatcccaatccgaatccgagttcGAATCCCAGCAGCAATCCCACCAATCCCAACCAGAATCCCACGCTAAGCCTGCAGCATCAGCGACGTAGCCGACGATCCATGACCCGCGATGATGACAACTTCTATAGCTTCGATAGCGACGAAG AGAACAGCTACTACTCCATAAGTCCCTCGGGCAGCAGTCGCTATGTGGTGGAGATCTGA